One Solanum lycopersicum chromosome 2, SLM_r2.1 genomic region harbors:
- the LOC101267460 gene encoding uncharacterized protein has translation MDQILQNTLFFIIIIIIVSIFSPNSYGRELRPSEHGLPYQHSSYPTAKSTDPELHSFFAGTGEKTPSSLPEARNLTWWDNSGDQMSRDSNRKDHVRQVLLISSLVCGAAGVVLLTVSAVVFAVRLRERKQRETSLSTLGSTSVANVVNK, from the coding sequence atggaTCAAATTTTACAAAACACTCTCTTctttatcatcatcataataattgTCTCCATTTTTTCCCCCAATTCATACGGCAGAGAACTCCGTCCATCGGAGCACGGATTACCATATCAACACTCATCATACCCAACCGCAAAATCTACAGATCCAGAATTGCATTCGTTCTTCGCCGGCACCGGAGAGAAAACACCCTCTTCGCTACCGGAGGCTAGGAATTTGACCTGGTGGGATAATTCCGGCGATCAAATGTCACGTGACAGCAACCGTAAAGATCACGTGAGACAAGTGCTATTGATTTCCAGCTTGGTTTGTGGAGCAGCCGGCGTCGTTTTGCTCACCGTTTCGGCGGTTGTTTTTGCCGTTAGGCTACGAGAGAGAAAGCAAAGAGAGACTTCATTGTCAACGTTAGGGTCAACGTCAGTGGCTAACGTCGTTAATAAATGA